A window of the Vigna angularis cultivar LongXiaoDou No.4 chromosome 3, ASM1680809v1, whole genome shotgun sequence genome harbors these coding sequences:
- the LOC108325328 gene encoding transcription factor MYB2: MDTNCGPLLNTQPKMQHGENEMLGLRKGPWTVDEDTILVNYITTHGEGHWNSVARCAGLRRSGKSCRLRWLNYLRPDVRRGNITLQEQILILDLHSRWGNRWSKIAQHLPGRTDNEIKNYWRTRVIKQAKQLRCDVNSKEFRDTLRYVWMPRLLERLQPTSEILQPQMKLDPGPTEIQGFHGLDSVTEWSKGSHPAGSYSYSDSSSVELQVHSNSDHSDCSGSGLDPWGSLNMQMWEEGNGGGESLESLWNELEIKYSSLP, encoded by the exons ATGGATACTAACTGTGGGCCCCTATTAAATACACAACCCAAGATGCAGCATGGTGAAAACGAGATGTTAGGCCTCAGAAAAGGTCCATGGACGGTTGACGAGGACACCATTCTGGTCAATTACATCACCACCCATGGTGAAGGTCACTGGAATTCCGTCGCACGATGTGCAG GTTTAAGGAGGAGTGGGAAGAGTTGCAGATTAAGGTGGCTGAACTACTTGCGCCCCGATGTGCGGCGTGGAAACATCACACTCCAAGAACAAATACTAATTCTCGACCTTCACTCTCGCTGGGGCAACAG GTGGTCGAAGATTGCACAGCACCTGCCAGGAAGAACGGATAATGAAATAAAGAACTATTGGAGGACGAGAGTGATAAAACAGGCGAAGCAACTCAGGTGCGATGTCAACAGCAAAGAGTTCAGAGACACCTTGCGTTATGTGTGGATGCCGCGCTTACTGGAACGGCTTCAGCCCACATCGGAAATTCTCCAGCCTCAGATGAAACTGGACCCAGGCCCAACTGAAATTCAGGGCTTTCACGGTTTAGATTCGGTGACGGAGTGGAGTAAAGGGAGCCACCCCGCCGGTTCTTATTCTTATTCGGACTCATCATCCGTGGAGCTCCAAGTTCATTCGAATTCAGACCATAGCGATTGTTCGGGTTCGGGTCTGGATCCGTGGGGGAGTTTGAATATGCAGATGTGGGAAGAAGGGAATGGTGGGGGTGAATCGTTGGAAAGTTTGTGGAATGAGCTCGAAATAAAATACAGTTCCCTTCCGTGA
- the LOC108324679 gene encoding transcription factor MYB78 produces the protein MTSLSDSQLSATYGSEEEFAIKKGSWTEEEDSLLINYVNLHGEGHWNSLARSAGLKRTGKSCRLRWLNYLRPNVRRGNITLQEQLLILELHSRWGNRWAKIAEQLPGRTDNEIKNYWRTRVLKQAKQLKCDVNSKQFRDAVRFVWMPRLMERIQASSGNVYSSYGHGQTTLCNTQTHGESSGVNPMMFSESSMISSYSSGVDVQPPSLSDASTTSSCNLMGDGSCSSESVEKGWQQWDYSDLQAFEPNHGFGDADLWTDENMWFLQQHLADDF, from the exons ATGACAAGCTTATCAGATAGTCAATTATCTGCTACATATGGAAGTGAAGAAGAATTCGCAATTAAGAAAGGATCATGGACTGAGGAAGAAGATTCTCTTCTGATCAACTATGTCAACCTCCACGGCGAAGGCCACTGGAATTCCCTCGCTCGCTCTGCTG GTCTAAAGCGAACGGGTAAAAGCTGCAGACTAAGATGGTTGAACTACTTGCGTCCAAATGTTCGACGTGGGAACATCACTCTTCAAGAACAGCTCTTGATTCTCGAACTCCATTCCCGCTGGGGCAACCG GTGGGCTAAAATAGCAGAACAGTTGCCTGGGAGAACAGATAATGAAATAAAGAACTATTGGAGGACGAGAGTGTTGAAGCAAGCCAAGCAACTCAAATGTGATGTGAACAGCAAGCAGTTTAGGGATGCTGTGCGTTTTGTTTGGATGCCACGCCTTATGGAGCGGATTCAGGCTTCTTCTGGGAATGTTTATTCTTCCTATGGACATGGTCAAACCACATTGTGCAACACTCAAACCCACGGTGAATCTAGTGGGGTCAATCCCATGATGTTTTCTGAAAGCTCAATGATTTCCTCGTACTCTTCAGGGGTTGATGTTCAGCCTCCTTCTCTCTCTGATGCGAGTACAACTTCATCTTGCAATTTAATGGGAGATGGTAGCTGTTCATCGGAAAGTGTTGAAAAGGGTTGGCAGCAGTGGGACTACTCTGATCTCCAAGCATTTGAACCGAACCATGGTTTTGGTGATGCAGACTTGTGGACCGATGAAAATATGTGGTTTTTGCAGCAGCATCTTGCTGATGATTTTTGA